cagtcctagacggagcggcgttaagtttcgccagcgtccccgttgccaggactactaGTTGTGACTACACAACACAAGATGAGCCCCGCTTGCAGAGGACTACCGTACACCTTCaacacattgatgcaaattctaacaaaacacagaagtctAGATTgttaataatcaaaataatataGATGAAGTGTTTGAACTTGTTGTTCTGTTATCCGAGACAAATCGAGGACTGCAGGAGAGCACCGGGAAGGAGATTATGGAGAGGAAGGAGCGCAGAGAGGAACaggaacacagagacacatacatagatAGACACTTAGACAGATACGCAAACAATAGATCAAATTAGAACATTCAAGAATTTAAAGATGTTTACCTGTGTGATGAATAGAACCACACTGACACTTAGTATCATTTAGTTACCTTTAAGGACAGGGttaaaaggagggagtgatggTTTTCTTCCACAGGGACACGGGcgataataaagattgtattgaAATGTTTACACTAAAGGTCTAAATAAAATCCATTACAAAGATGTGTATACTATGGAATAATATAAAAAGGATGGAATTGAGGagcaatgttttttatatatacttgcacaaagatatgataattaataagggatattatgaagaatattctgaggaatgtattagaAAAACAGGAGGAatttcacaccctgatgggcaGACGGAGAGGCATTTCGGACCCCCTGAAGAGATCAATGAACAGACTATGCGCAGATGTATTTCCTGTAAAGCTAACCAATGAGAAGTGAATTTGTTTTATGCACGGGGCTTACAAAAATCTAATCTTAGATTCATGCCAAAGGAATGAAGCTACCTCGCCCAGACCAGAGAAACCTGGTGAGAcgagctctagggacgtggacgTCACCtcgctagcggggaaagagccaaAGCTGGTGCGGTATAGTTGGGCTTTATTTTAGATCTTTAGTGTGTTTATTTGGGGTACTTGTCATACTCCAAAACTCACCAAATGTTCCACAGGCTTGGTGAACATAGCCATCTGACATAGGTGTTATATGTGTCAATGTTACCATAGAAACGGTTATTTGTGTCCTGCATTGATTTGGCACATGCATTTTTCCTAGATGTTGATGAAAAGGACGGAGTTATGAATTCCGTCCTATTTCAAAAGGGGGATTGgggtaattaaaatgtgtttggaaCAGAGGGGAAGACGAAGCAGTACAATGGGaagtgcaagagagagagggaagtgcaagagagagaagtggacCGTTTAAAGCGGACTGGAGAGCTTATGGTAGGTAGAGAGAAGAAGtagaaagaagggaaaaagaagaaaaaaaagaaacatcccTGATGAAAGGATAGAAAGAAAAggagtttttaaaaagctggCTCTCCAATCTCAACATCCAGCGTCTGACTACCCGTGATGCCTTAGAGGGAGTGCATGGAAAGTTGTCTGCCACCTCTATAATGACCTTTATTCCAAATAACACAGCCCCAGATGGATCGTTCAGTAAGGTCTCAGATGGTTTGAGAGCAAGGTCCCATGAGTTGGCAGAACACTCAGGCAAAGACACCCCCCTGAATGATTGGCTAAATACTATGGTCTATATACTGTGTTCCTTTCAATAGTTATAGTAGTGATGGCCTTATGTGGATGTTGCTGCATCCCCTGTATTAGACAGTTATGCCTGAAGTGTATCACCACAGCAGTGGACTCCAAATTTCCCCCGTCACATCAAATGGTCCTGTTAGCAGAGGAGCTACAGTTGTTGGAGGAGGATGGCGAGGAGGGTAGGGTAAGATTCGACATCACTGGATCCAAAGAAGAAACTTAGTTAGACACCTCATTTCTTTACACAACTTGCGATTTTATACTGTTTTTGATTGTGCCATACTATGTGCTTAGAGGATTATATAGTAGAATGAGGGGGTTACAAATACCTAGAGACAACGGTTCTCTAGTACGAGGGTATATTAAGATCCTGGATATAGGTGGGTTTGCGCTTAGCTTTCTAATGGTACACTAATTGCAAAGCTAGCCCAAATCTGTAGGGAGACTAAAATGGATTGGCTGACGGCTAAGCCATTGGCACTGATGAGCATGAGGATGCAAACGAACCGTAGTACACATTTAACTTAATTGACAGCCTATGCCGTGCCGTACCTGAGGGGACCTCATAAAGGTCCCCCGTTGGATCTGTTAGTCAAAGAAATACGCTATGTTCAGCGATTTGCATACATAAAGTGCTTTTCCCGCAGGTAAAAGGAGCCACAGAGGAGAGACACGTGGGCCCGGACCACAGAAGGAGGCAGTCCATCAAGGGGAGTGGGTCTACCTCAAGACCTACAAGAGGAAGTGGGATGAGCCACGGCGGACTGTACCCTACCTGGTGGTACTGACCACACCCACCACCGTGAAGGTTGAAGGGAAGCCGCACTGgtaccacaccacacacactgcaccacGGCGAAAGCACCTGACGGAAGGCCAGAGGACAAAAGAGGAGACCATCAcggcgagaggcgggaggctAACCACATCAGGAGACCAGTCAGTGAAACCTCCCCCGGCCAATGCCAGCCAACCTATCGTGACGTGctgaggaagctggaggaggagagtgcCCTTGACACTCAAGAAATACAGAGACCCCAACTGAAAGAACAATGCCccaatcctaaaaaaaaaaaatttaaaaaaaaaaaaaaaaaaacccatcaaGAGGAGGACGGGGTCCCCAGCGACAGGAGTTAAGTCATGATCAGGCTAAAGGTAAAATTGACCTGCGGTAATGTCTGTTTACTAGGGtggttctaaaaaaaaaaaactgcgaGTGTGACACACGTATTATATAACAATGTAATCTAGCTTGCATTTATTATCAGGTCGaacctggaagaaaaaaaaaaaaaaggcattttctgCCATTTGCCTAATCGAGTTGCCTTAAGTGACAGTAGAGTGTAACCCTTATAAGAGGGCAGTTTTTTATTCTCCAGTTCTTTTAACGTACATGTGATAGTAGTGGATAACCAGATATAAGCAGTAACGGCCCCCACCCCAAAGAAGATCCTCATCAACTCATGCATTCAACCGCAAGGTGCTAGTAACCTTATGCATGAGTAGTTCCCTGCTGTACATGAACCAATACACCTTTAAGACAATTACCACCAAAAGATTAAGTGAAGAGCTTTCAAGTATAATTCCATCTTTAATGGCATTATTACAATCTCAAATGCACGAAGGCATGACAATTTTAGAAGTTCAAACAAGAATAAAAATCCAATTCAGATTGAAGTAGCCAATGTGCAAGATGGATCCTTTCCTGTTGGGGAATACAAGACTGGGTTAAGTAGTTGTTTAGGATTAATATGTAGTGCAATGTAAAAGGAAAAATTACCTGAAGTCAATAATTCACATCAGTGATGGTCAGTGGCCCAAGGACAGCTTGTTGTGCCATACCACGCTTCCCtgttttaaaatttaaaagtaGTTTCAGTAAAAGTCAAACCAGACAAGTTGATAAGCAGAAGTCACACCAATACCTGATGCTAAACTCCTGACCCTCCTGGACTTGCAGTCAGATTCACAGCAGGCACAGAGATAGCGGGATGCAGAGTTGTCCAACTGCTCCCAGCTGAGTTCAAGAGGATTGGAGAAGCGTCAGAAAATTAATCTCAGTGTTTCCATCATACAAGTCTGATTGAACCCAGAGAACATATTGTGAATGTTTCAGTGACATTTTACCCATGCTCTTTGACGTAGTGGCAGGCCTTCTTGGTGTTGTCCAGACTGTTGGGATCCCAAGCCACAAGTTTACAGTGGATGAACACCTGTTGAGTCAGAAGTGAGGTTGTGAGGCAGTTGGCTTCCAGTTTTCCCAATAAAGCCATGAATCTCAAAATGAACGTGCACAAGTTAGCGTTACCTCTTCGCCGAGACCAAACCTAAAGGCTTGAAGGGAAAGGTGGAGCTCAGAGGATTTTTGCCTCGGTTCGAATTTGGAGCGCGATACCAGACTGTCCACAAGACATCTGTGTGGTTGAGAAAGAAACGGTCAAGTCTGATTCCTGGACAACAAAATGCTAGAAAGGTGAAACCAGATTACCCCTCATTGGCGATTATCGGGTACAAAGTGCTTTCAGGCTGCAGCTCCGGTGTGGTAGCTGCTACGCATTCCTGAAGAAACAGCAGCAAGGGCTGATGGCTCTCCTGCGCCACGCTAGCCATGATCGGGATAAAGGAGCCCAGAGGAAAGGAGGTAGATTCAGCGGGGCCGGAGAAGTCAGCTACAGTAGTGAATAGGAGAGGAGTCATTACAGGGGTCACTGGGAGAGCTGCCATCTCCAGTGAGGTCACACTTCACACCCACCATTCATGAGGCCAAAGTGGAACTCTAGATCTCCAAGGCCGTACGTGTTGAAAATTGGGGCATAAAGCCGCGGGTACCAGTCTTCAGGCCTGCAACAAAACGCAAGAGTAAAGCAAGAGCTCCCATGTTTCCAAACTGCCAATGCTGAAGTAGTGTGAACAGCCACCTCTCATATGCACAGACAACGGGgtgagagaaggacagaggggtCGAGTCAGAAGAGTAGGTCAGATCATTGGTGAACATCATGCGATCCCCAGTTACctacaagagacacacatgttACCAAGCTGCAGGACATACAGTGGACTCAGTTTACAGGTACATATGTGGAGGTTCTACACACAATTCTCCTGAAGTCACAGTCGTCGAAGTCCACGCTAAAAACAGCCTCTGTGGCCGAGAAGCTGGTGGGGAAGCAGTTCCCCAGACGGAAGAGCGAGGTATCAGCCCGGGACCTGCCCTCCGTCCACACCAGCGTCACAAAATCGGTGCCGCAGTCCAGCTTCATGTCTGGAAGGGGACGCAACACAAAGAAGTCAAGTTGCTACTCAAACAAGCTTTTGTTAGAGCAAAATATCAGAACTTTGTCCAGCGTTTTGGTCCAATATTACCTGCATATACCAACACGGCAACAGCCAGGCTCACAAGCAGTGCACGTTGCCAAAAGAAAGCCATCATGAATGGATACTGGCTCTGGACACTGTGGGTGTTTTTATTCCTTGTTACCGGGGCAATTTTCATCAAGACAACCTCTTTCAGCTGGTGTGTGTCGATGGCCTCAGGTGCAGAGGCCTttagacttcttcttctttttttacagtttacaaATTAAGGTTTACGGTGCataccgccacctactgtactccggtacagtaggtggcggtatGCATGTAACATCAtgatttttcatatttataCCTATATTATATCTGCAATgcactttttttgtatatatactgCTTTCTTTGCACTGCTCTGGTCAGATGCTAACCAACATTTCTTTGCCTCAGTATctgtactctgtgcaatgacaataattTTGAATCTGAATTTGAATTATGCTGTATTACTGATTTTGCTTCTGACTTCcaaaaatccatccatccatccattttcaataccgcttatcctcattagggtcgcgggggcgctggagcctatcccagctgacatagggcgaaggcaggggacaccctggacaggccgccagtccatcgagggcacatgtagggacatacaaccattcactctcacattcacacctatgggcaatttagagatcaattaacctgcagcatgtctttggactgggctgcacggtggtgtagtggctagcactgtcgcctcacagcaagagggccgcgggttcgattcccagtccttctgtgtggagtttgcatgttctccccgtggcagcgtgggttctctccgggctctccggcttcctcccacagtccaaagacatgctgcaggttaattgatctctaaattgcccataggtgtgaatgtgagagtgaatggttgtatgtccctacatgtgccctcgatggactggcggcctgtccagggtgtcccctgccttcgccctatgtcagctgggataggctccagcgcccccgcgaccctaatgaggataagcggtattgaaaatggatggatgtctttggactgtgggaggaagccggagagcctggagagaacccacgctgccacggggagaacatgcaaactccacacagaaggaccgctccgaccgggaattgaacccgcggccctcttgctgtgaggcgacagtgctagccactacatcACCGTGCAGCCGGACTTCCAAAAATAAATTTCTAAAATATAAATTTATTTGAATGCGCTTTTGGCAAGTTTATCTGTAACCTCATTTCCCTCTACTCCAAGATGAGCCGGTACCCAACAGAAGTGTACCTCTATTCCTAATTGTTGTAAATTCAATATTAA
This Cyclopterus lumpus isolate fCycLum1 chromosome 17, fCycLum1.pri, whole genome shotgun sequence DNA region includes the following protein-coding sequences:
- the LOC117746719 gene encoding zona pellucida sperm-binding protein 3-like, translated to MMAFFWQRALLVSLAVAVLVYADMKLDCGTDFVTLVWTEGRSRADTSLFRLGNCFPTSFSATEAVFSVDFDDCDFRRIVTGDRMMFTNDLTYSSDSTPLSFSHPVVCAYERPEDWYPRLYAPIFNTYGLGDLEFHFGLMNADFSGPAESTSFPLGSFIPIMASVAQESHQPLLLFLQECVAATTPELQPESTLYPIIANEGCLVDSLVSRSKFEPRQKSSELHLSLQAFRFGLGEEVFIHCKLVAWDPNSLDNTKKACHYVKEHGWEQLDNSASRYLCACCESDCKSRRVRSLASGKRGMAQQAVLGPLTITDVNY